Part of the Zea mays cultivar B73 chromosome 4, Zm-B73-REFERENCE-NAM-5.0, whole genome shotgun sequence genome is shown below.
AAAAATACGATAACTGTGATTCTACCGGTGAAGGACTACAATCAAAAATCAATATCCCGTTCTCGCTCTTAAAAGAGGGCACATGCTAGAGATAGAAGGCATGTGGGGAGAGTGGACACGAGAACATGGATGAGTAGCGAAGGCGGTTTGGGGATTGCGTGGAGCAATTTCATTGAGACAATCACGAGAGGGAAAAAACAATAAATAGAGATTGTTGGATGTTTTTATCTGTATCTGTACTATAGTATAAAATCCAGTTTTCTTTTATATATCATACCCGTTGGATTTCTATCTCGTATGACGTCGTTGATCCGCTCTATCTGTGTGCTGCCGCTGAGAAAATCATGACCGTGATGCAGGCCAGAAACTGATTGTTCGCTAGTCTTTTCTACGTGCTGTTTCACCCGTTCTTTAACTTCAGCTTCAGATCGACCCAACTGGAAAGATGTATAGAAAATTGTACCGTGTATGCTACACACTACTACTAGAGTACAAGAGTAAAGTTTATACTGCTATACTTCCTGTCCTAAAATACAATAGGAACATAGATTTTTATCGAGTTTATATAAAAATGATATCTAATTAGCATCAGTATGAAATGAAGTTTCATAATTTACCTCTCTGATGTGATAAATATCAATGTTATTCTATATCTGTTTGTTTAAATGCTAGATGCTTCCTTTTGTGCATACTTAAACTTCCTACACGAACATTACTTTGTGAAATGGCTAAACTAATTAATAATCTGTCCGCGCTTACAATATTGGAACATATCAGTCGTTTTagcgcaaaaataaataattgcaACGTCGTTCACATGAACAGAGATTTCGTATCCTTCCTATTACTACAGCATGTCCTTTGTAATTTTAGGTCATTGTCTGGATcactttatttatttatatatttaattagTTACCACTTAGACCTTTTATAATAACACGACGAAGAATTTAAATATGTATCATAACTAATTATATTGTAAAACAATATTCAAACAAATTTGTTATTATATAGGTATATGTAAACATCTTGTATATAATATTATATAGATATATATAAACATCTTGTATATATAATATTTTTTTATCACATGCGTGCCACACATATATTTTCACTAGTCTCTATAATTAGTACATCAACGATCACAAAAGACTAACAATTTAGAAATTGCGCTAGGTTTTATAAAAAACAATAATATTAAGGTTTTGAAAACTTGAGGTCAGAACTAACCCTCCTATAAAAAAATAGAGAACTTCCGTAACTTGTTTAGATCAATATCAAGCCATACATATTGCACCGTAAATTATGGGGACATATAAGACCACTTTAGAATATGGATTTTTTTTTCTGTTTCATGtatttttttaaaataaaattATTCGTATGAAATTTCTATATGATCAGTATTCCAAAAAGCTTAAAACGTTCAAACCAACCGTTAGTAACATCAGCTGGTTTGTTTGCTTTGAATTAAAACGATAATTTAGACTAGACAAAATACTATATatctatctctactaactattaagaagcTAACGTAGACCATGCCGTGCTCCCGCCTCCCCTTATCGCGCGTGGCATGCGCCACCTACCCTCCCACTGCATGCAAGCATGCAATTCGCAGCAGCTGCATGCAAGCCGCAGAACACTATGCAAGCACTGACCCACCAACCGCACGTATCTGTACCAGGTGTACGCGCTCTACCGCGCCGGCTTCGCGGGCGTGCCGCTCGATCTCACGACCATCGGTGACCTCTTCGCCGTCAGCCGCTTCATGGTCGCGCACGCCAACAACCTCTCCACCACGACCGTGCCCGCCAACGGGCAGCCGCTGCTCGTGCCGCTCCAGTGCGGCTGCCCCTCCTGGTCCCCCAGCTCGTACGCGCCGATGCAATACCAGATCGGCCCGGGGACATCTACTGGATCATCTCCACCACCAAGCTGCACAACCTCACACAGTACCAAGCCGTGGAGCGCGTGAACCCCACGCTGGTGCCCACCGACCTCGACGTCGGCACCATGGTCACATTTCCCGTCTTCTGTCAGTGCCCGGCCGTCGACGACAACGCCACGACGCTCGTCACCTACGTCATGCAGCCTGGGGACACGTACGCGTCCGTTGCTGCCGCCTTCTCCGTCGCCTATCCACAGTGAAAGACACGATGCGGCGGCCGTCTGTGCATGCACTAAGGCTGAGCGCGCTGCTGCTGCTCCTCTACCTGTGCACGTTTCCTGCCCTGGCGCAGTCGTAAAACACGACCACGGCCACAACCAAATTTATTCAACTAGATGGAGCCGAAAGCTGAAGGTACGACTGATGATAAAACGATATATAATTTATGTATGAATATATGCTTCAGCTAATATAAcataagacaatttaaaaatttaACTATCTACGCATAGTTATTAATGTCTTAACCACGCCCCGAATAAGACCAAATCCCTCCCCGTCCTCTCTCTTCGCCCACCCCCACATTATTCTCTCCCCAAATCTGACCTTCCCTCGTGCGAGGCCTCACCTCTTCCGACGCGACGCGATACGCACCACACGCGGAGACCAAGCCGAGCCCATCTAGGGTTAGCGTCCCACTGCGGCGGCCATGGACGAGGCAGCGACAGCGGCCCTGGCGGCGGCGAGGGGGCGGTGGACGCAGTGGGAGGAGGTGGTGGTGTCCAACGACCGCGGCAGCCGCCTCGTGCACTACTACCTCCGCGGCAACAGCGAGGAGAAGCAGCTGGCGGTGGTTGGGCGGGAGCGGAGCCCGCGTCACATGTCGTACGCCGTGCAGGGGCGGTTCCTCCGCGCGCTCGCGGCTGCCGCCGGGGCGGTCGCCGTCGCGCCGTCGCCATCACGGTCGCCTCTGCCGGCTGCTGGGGCGGACGGCGGCGCTCCGAGGAGGTGGCGGTCCAGACGGGAGGTCGTGGACTGGCTGTCCTCCCTCGTTTCTGGTAAGATTTCTGTGCCGGGGAGTTCGGGACCCGGGTTGTGCTTTCTGGAGTTGGATGTAGATTTGGATGATTCCGAGCTCGGCGCGTTTGGTCCTGTTTTGGCTCGATTTGGTGCTATCTTTTGCTTTCAAATCGCTCCGGTTTTGGTTCGATTGAAGGCGGTTCATGTTCTGCTCCGCTTCTCTGCGTGAGTGCGTGTTTGGATTCGTTTTGCGCCGTGAAACATGAGAGCTTTTGGGATTTACAAATTTTTTCGGTTGATTTGCGTGCTCCATGTCTGGAATTCCTTGGCGGACCGTCGGTTGATTTGTTAATACGGCGACAAAGGATTTCTTCCAGTATATTTGCGTGCTCCGTCAAATATGCAAGAAGATGTGCTCCATGTCTGGATTTGGGCTCCGGCGCGCGTCTCGATCATTTCCCGCTGCAGTCCACGGTTTCTTGCATATTTGATGTCAGGGAGGATGATCTCTGTTTATACAATCTTGACGCGCTCAGCGAATCTGCTGTTCTATGGACGCGATATCTCTACGGAATCCTAGGGTTGTGATTAGGTTTAGTTTAAAGTATGCGGATGCTTTGCTTTCATTTCCTGCTGTGCCTAGCCTGATTTGGGCAAGGGAAACCGTAATCGCTGTTTGGGGATTCTGTAACGGGGGAAGGCTGGAGACACCGATGCTTTGCTTGTCTAACCTTATTTGGCCAGAAGAGGCACCGTGTCTAGGAGCTAGCCATATGTGGCAAGAAGATGTCTTTGCTTCCTCGTATTTTCCATTTGGCTGTTGGAGGGAGCCGCGGCTGCGAAACATTACTTCCATTTCCTGCCGTGTCTAGCCTGTTTGGCAAGAAAAACCGTCTTAATCGTATCGTTTTTTTTTCCATTTTGCGGTTAGACCATTAGAGGATTCCTGCACTATGTCCTTTTGTTTAACTAAATTTGTTCGGCAATTGAGTTAGTGCATTTCGCCTCTCTTTCTAATGTTCAGGAAGACTGCTTCTTGATAGACCAAGATCTATGCCTCTTAGCTGTTGGGATTTCCATGTGTTCCGTTAGCTGTTCATTGGCTGAGTTTCTGTTTAGTAAAATTGGTTTTGGGTTGCTTTATTGTTCTTCTAGGAATGACTATGATCTCGCCCGGCTTGTTCAGTAATAATTTGGTTGCCAGCAAAACTCACGCCTTCTCCTTTTCCATAGGAATATGGAGAATACAGGTGTGCCCCAGTGGAAGCAGCTGCTGGCTTCCTTTGGGCCAATTGCATAACCTTGGCATTTGGGAATAGAGATAAGCGAAGCAGCAGCATGAATGTATGCTCCATCAGGTGCTGTTTTGACCTTCCCGTGTTATGGTCTCCCCTGATGCCTCTATGGAGCGGATCCACAAGTCCATATAGTGTGTACTTTGACTGTATACTGAATATTCATGCAAAAGAAAGCCTTGGTTTCTTTGAAAAGCAATAAATTCTAGCACAAATGAATCAACATATTCTAGTGAAAATCATTTGTCTGGCTTTGTGCTGAGAGCTTTAACGATGAAGTGGGAAATCTTTCCGATATTTGGATATGTAAAATAGGATCATATTATACCCAAATTGTGGGACGTTATTCTCAAGTAAATGTGATTTCCAACTTGTTTGCTGTTTGTAGTGGTGATTTGTGATTCTCATCATTCCTTCTCGTTCTGTTCTGTTTTTTTTGTTCTTTGTTTTGTTTgctgtgttgctttgcttttgccTAGGTGCAGAATTGTCTACTTCATTCCATGCTATGGTTTCCATTAAAGTTTCATTGGCAATTTTCTTactgtgaatgcttcatttgcaggtCATAATTATGGTTCCTCCTCAATGGCAACTAGGTGCAGTAGGGATTCATATGATGACAGTGTTAACAACTGCACACAAGTTACTGCTTCGAAGGTACAGAAGTGTTTTGCTATGTCATCTTGCATTTCTTATGTCTTGGAAGCACCATCGAATCATCGATAATTCACCTTCTCTAATGCATTTTCTATTACGCCTGTTCAGGATGTTTCTTCTAGGGAACCTTCAAATGTCTTCACATGGTTAGGAGCTCCATGTTATTGCCCACAACGTTTGAAGCACTACAAATCTTTCTGCCGTAGAGGAATTACTATCTCGGTATGCCCACTCGCTGTCTCTGGCTACTTTTATATTGTCTTTTTAGCTATGTGCAGTGTGCATCTCTACTCGTTGCTCTTTGTCAATCAAATATAACACTTACATTTCAAACACCATACCTAGGCAGACATGAAACTGAGCTGCCATAAAAAATGTCACACAGTCCTGAATATTACTTGGACAATTTCAAAAGATAGAACTGTTTTTTTTTGAAGATAGGCTTCTTTTACTCGACATTTTTTTCTTCATATTCTTACTTTGAGATGATATTAAGGAACCTTTTGGCTTCATAGAAATACAAAATTAAAAGTAGATGTGCCAATATTCTTAGTTTCGTGTAGTAAAGTTTTGAAGGTTGAACTTTAGCTGATGCATTCCTGCTATACTTGTAGGTGCATAGTTTTGTATTCATCATGAGTGAAGAGATGAAGAGACTTATTGCTTATGTGGAAGATCTCTACGAGGATACAAACTCATGCAACATGGTCAAGGTACAATGGTTCGACAAAGTTGATGAGGTTGGTGTTCCCTTGCCCATGGATTTCGATGACAGGGAGATCTTCTTCTCTCTGGGTCGTCAAGATCTCAATGTAGAATGCATTGATGGATTGGCTGCAGTCCTGAGTGTCCAGCACTACGAGAAGTTCAAGGGTGATACCAGATACAACTTGTGGCAACCTTATTTTTGCTGTCGGCAGATTGATAATGGTGACATCAAACCTTTTGATGTCACACAGCTGCAAGGCTACTGGAGCCAGGAAGTACTTAGGACCATGTTCAATGCAACTTCCTCTCTGAAGGTGCGTTTCAAGGTCCCTAAATCCAGACCCAGTTCAGATGGAGGGCTGAAGAGGAAGCGTGATGCATTCAACGATGATGCTAATCCACAGAAGTTCATTTCTTCTGGTGCTTCTACTTCTAGGTTTTATGGTGAGAACATCCAACAATTGTGTCCTGGTTGCCATGTGGAAGTACTCTCTCAAGATAGTGGTATAAGGGGATGTTGGTTTAGATGTTTGATTCTGAAGAGGCATAAAGATAAAATCAAGGTGCGCTACCTAGAACTTCAGGATGCTGATGAGACTGGAAACTTGGAGGTGCGTTCTGTTCAGTTCTCTATAATTTTGTTTCATGCCATTGGAGTTTAGAGCTGGAGTTTGACCTAATGTGATGCTTGCAGGAGTGGGTTATGCTAACACGAGTTGCCAAACCTGATCAACTGGGTGTACGTTTCCTTGGAAGGCCAATGGTTCGTCCACAGCGCGTGGAACAAAGCAAGGCCTCATGCTTTGATGTTGGAGCCATTGTTGATGCGTGGTGGCATGGTGGCTGGTGGGAGGGAATCGTGCTGTACCAGGTGGGCAGTGGGCGTCTACAAGTTTATTTTCCAGGTAACTTCCTATTCCTATGATTATGGGCAATTCTTTTATACTATGCGTTTTGTGAGCAATTAGTGTATTAAAACACTGTACCTTACCTTTTTTTTGTTATTCATCGCAGGAGAAAAGCGAACAGCTGAATTTGGTGAAGATGAGCTGAGGTGTTCCCTTGAGTGGGTTGGTAACAAATGGAATCCTTTGAAGGGAAGAAAAGATGTCACAAGCAAGCTGACCTCCACTGCAGATTGTGGAAGTGAATATTTGATTGCGAAACAAGATCCACTGAATTTTCATGTGCCTAAAAATTCAGAACCTCAACTAGAGGGACATCAATATGACAAGAGGGGTATTGAGAAATCTTCAGTCAGCACAATTTCACGAGATCAGAAACGTGTCCTTGCCGACCTGACTAATGATTTGAAGTTAGATAACTTGAggtggaggccaagaaagaggagCAGAAGATCTGGCTCAAGAAAGCAGTCGGACACAAGCAGTGGAAGCAGCAGCGGGGACATGGACCTGTTCAGCCCCAGCCCCAGTGGAAGCTTTGGTCAACATAATTTAGTGCCTGACGAGGAGACATGCAAGAGCAGTGGAGAGCAGACTTTTATGGGTGTGCCTGTGCAGGTTCCCAATCTTGTGATGTCCAGGTGAAAGCCATCTTAGCACCGGTTGAAGATTAACATGTTAGCTTCTGGAGTTACACCGACCTTGGCGAGATGTGGTTTTGTGCATCCCCAGGTTATTTTTGCCAGCACAACCCAGATCCAGTTTTCTGCAGTTTTTTTGGAGGCTCATCAGCTGTGATCAGTTAGATGTGAAAATGTCTCACCAAGAACCAGTATACAGTTTGTATGTAGGGAGAGAAGAAAATGCTCGGTTTGGTTTTGGTTTTAGAGCTTtcagttttttttcttttcttttcaatCCTAGTCTTTGTTGTTTGAAGGACAGGTCCTAGATTTGACATAGCCTCTTTACATCGGTTATTCTTTCCCATAGTTGTCAGTACTTGGTAGTCCTTGTTTTTTATTTGTCCATGCAGTCTTGTAGCAGTCGCGCGCCTTACGTAAAATTATCCTGAACTGAACTCAGTGAAATGTCACAAAATAGTGCTTATTGCCTATTTCTGTGTTCTTTTAAATGTCAGTTAGGGTACTAGTTGGGTTACATTTTCTCACAGTGGTGAACTTTATTGGGCCTGCTTCTTTCTGCACCACAGCCTACGGAATGGTTGTGAATTGTGTGTTAGCAAATGGCATGCTGTTGTTGTGAATTGGTTGGTGCGAAGAATCACTAACGTTGAAAAATGGCGATGATTGGTTGGTTTGGATATATGGCAATGGTAGGTTTTAGCAGGTTTGGCTTTGCTGTTCTTGGTACCCTTCTCGGCTACCAGCCGAATGGCTACATTGCAACAAATACTAAAATCATATGAGCCGAATGGCTACCAGCCGAATGGCTAGAGCAAGACTTAAATATGAGTCTTATTTTTTTATAATATATGTTGGTAACAAATACTCAAACATGTATAAAATATTTATCTCAAGTACAATATACATATATCATATCCTGATTTAAGGACAAATGGAGATACATGTCATATGAGATACATTTCATATGAGCGCCAAAATCAAATACCAAAAATACAATGACTCAGTGTATAGAGACAAATGCCATAATATTTATTACATAACGAGAATATCTTACAAAATATCTGATAGTAACATAAATCGAACTAAGATAACTATCTCCACGGCGCCATAGTTGACTGAGAGACGACGCCTAGATCTCATCGAATTCGTTGTAGTAGTCCTCCTTcgacggtacctgttcttgacctggtgaATTCGTTGTAGTAGTCCTCCTTcgacggtacctgttcttgacctggtgtgATTATAACGAGAGTGAGCTTCCATAcagtcatcgctcaacaagtgtgaGAAAAAGTGTGTATAAGCTCACTTACGGTTGGGACTCATGTGTGGTGTAAGCCTTTTCAAAATGggtaagtgtcggcgtttcgagacaggggggtccctaagccgacgagtgagtgtgctgcgtgccccagcccagatgggtcgagcgcgtgggcgagcgcggaggggggagaggcgaggcggccggagccgagcgtgagagaggtggaagtcccgcggccttcgtgttcgtcccgcgcccaggtcaggtgcgcttgcagtaggggggttacaagcgtccacgcgggtgagggaagcgagcggccccaagagagcgcctgtcctgggcgcgggacgaacacgaaggccgcgggacttccacctctctcacgctcggctccggccgcctcgcctctcccccctccgcgctcgcccacgcgctcgacccatctgggctggggcacgcagcacactcactcgtcggcttagggacccccctgtctcgaaacgccgacagttggcgcgccaggtaggggcctgctgcgtgctgacgaatagctccccgtcaagctccagatgggcagtttccagcaacctctccggcccgggacggtgcttcgtttcggggctctcgagttcatgtccttcgatggcagctacgacatgatacttcttccaccgccgtgcgaccacgacaacggcggccgacaacccgcccgccggcggcggaatcgacgacgtcttccccgcgtggtggaagagctatattcgggctcgctccgttctctcccccgccaacggaggggaaggcggagccgtcaaggccagacgggaggccgcgcttcgtcagccgtcgagcgaatcgacgcccccgacgccccgacggaaggcacgccggacgtcgacctcgtgttcgagacggaggcgagcgccgtccccccgcggcacgctgaccctgagcaagaagacgacgccggcgcgctcgcggaaagcctgcaggacgtcgccctcgaaccagagatgacggcgcaaccagtccccgatgggactacgtcgctcctcgtcgaccaaaaggtaacgactaactcccatcttgcgtcatttcgactcggcctccacccgccaaacgacctcgatttggcgggcgctcccattgaggcgagtgcaaccccactgaggttctgtatgcggtcaccttgggaccgactgacggacgtctcgacctacgggccctctgggtccgaggaagatgacgaccccagcatcggttgggatttctccggacttggcaaccccagtgccgtgcgggacttcatgaccgcatgtgactactgtctgtccgactgttccgatggaagccgcagccttggcgacgagagctgcggcccaagccgcgaatgtttccacatcgagctagggaatcccaccgaaggcaaccatcttggcatgccggaggatggtgatctccctaggccggtgcctcgcgccgacatcccacgggagctagctgtggtccccgctccggcggggggttacgacccacaactcgagcaagtccgcgaggcgcaggccaggctcaacgagggaacaggagcgcttgagccgatccgtcgggacgtcggacaggcatgggtgggccaacccctggccggagaaatacgtcatctgccccaaggtctccagcaccgcatcgccaacaacgtcaggatcaggccgccgcccgcatccagcggggtcggtcagaacctggcaaccgcagcaatgctcatccgcgcgatgccggagccgtcaaccaccgagggtcggcggatccagggagaactcaagaatctcctggaaggcgccgcggcccggcgggccgagagcactgcatcccgaaggcaaggatatccctcggaacctcatgccgcgacttcccgattcatgcgggaagcctcggtctacaccgggcgcacgcgcaacaccgcgcctgcggccccgggccacctcggcaacgagcaccatcgacgcgaccgtcgggctcacctcgatgaaagggtgcgccgaggctatcaccccaggcgtgggggacgctacgacagcggggaggatcggagtccttcgcccgaaccacccggtccgcaggctttcagtcgggccatccgacgggcgccattcccgacccggttccgacccccgactactatcgtaaagtactcgagggaaacgagaccggagctgtggctcgcggactaccgccttgcctgccaactgggtggaacggacgacgacaacctcatcatccgcaacctccccctgttcctctccgacactgctcgtgcctggttggagcacctgcctccggggcagatttccaactgggacgacttggtccaagccttcgctggcaatttccagggcacatacgtgcgcc
Proteins encoded:
- the LOC103653462 gene encoding uncharacterized protein isoform X1, whose translation is MDEAATAALAAARGRWTQWEEVVVSNDRGSRLVHYYLRGNSEEKQLAVVGRERSPRHMSYAVQGRFLRALAAAAGAVAVAPSPSRSPLPAAGADGGAPRRWRSRREVVDWLSSLVSGHNYGSSSMATRCSRDSYDDSVNNCTQVTASKDVSSREPSNVFTWLGAPCYCPQRLKHYKSFCRRGITISVHSFVFIMSEEMKRLIAYVEDLYEDTNSCNMVKVQWFDKVDEVGVPLPMDFDDREIFFSLGRQDLNVECIDGLAAVLSVQHYEKFKGDTRYNLWQPYFCCRQIDNGDIKPFDVTQLQGYWSQEVLRTMFNATSSLKVRFKVPKSRPSSDGGLKRKRDAFNDDANPQKFISSGASTSRFYGENIQQLCPGCHVEVLSQDSGIRGCWFRCLILKRHKDKIKVRYLELQDADETGNLEEWVMLTRVAKPDQLGVRFLGRPMVRPQRVEQSKASCFDVGAIVDAWWHGGWWEGIVLYQVGSGRLQVYFPGEKRTAEFGEDELRCSLEWVGNKWNPLKGRKDVTSKLTSTADCGSEYLIAKQDPLNFHVPKNSEPQLEGHQYDKRGIEKSSVSTISRDQKRVLADLTNDLKLDNLRWRPRKRSRRSGSRKQSDTSSGSSSGDMDLFSPSPSGSFGQHNLVPDEETCKSSGEQTFMGVPVQVPNLVMSR
- the LOC103653462 gene encoding uncharacterized protein isoform X2; translated protein: MYAPSGHNYGSSSMATRCSRDSYDDSVNNCTQVTASKDVSSREPSNVFTWLGAPCYCPQRLKHYKSFCRRGITISVHSFVFIMSEEMKRLIAYVEDLYEDTNSCNMVKVQWFDKVDEVGVPLPMDFDDREIFFSLGRQDLNVECIDGLAAVLSVQHYEKFKGDTRYNLWQPYFCCRQIDNGDIKPFDVTQLQGYWSQEVLRTMFNATSSLKVRFKVPKSRPSSDGGLKRKRDAFNDDANPQKFISSGASTSRFYGENIQQLCPGCHVEVLSQDSGIRGCWFRCLILKRHKDKIKVRYLELQDADETGNLEEWVMLTRVAKPDQLGVRFLGRPMVRPQRVEQSKASCFDVGAIVDAWWHGGWWEGIVLYQVGSGRLQVYFPGEKRTAEFGEDELRCSLEWVGNKWNPLKGRKDVTSKLTSTADCGSEYLIAKQDPLNFHVPKNSEPQLEGHQYDKRGIEKSSVSTISRDQKRVLADLTNDLKLDNLRWRPRKRSRRSGSRKQSDTSSGSSSGDMDLFSPSPSGSFGQHNLVPDEETCKSSGEQTFMGVPVQVPNLVMSR
- the LOC103653462 gene encoding uncharacterized protein isoform X3, which gives rise to MATRCSRDSYDDSVNNCTQVTASKDVSSREPSNVFTWLGAPCYCPQRLKHYKSFCRRGITISVHSFVFIMSEEMKRLIAYVEDLYEDTNSCNMVKVQWFDKVDEVGVPLPMDFDDREIFFSLGRQDLNVECIDGLAAVLSVQHYEKFKGDTRYNLWQPYFCCRQIDNGDIKPFDVTQLQGYWSQEVLRTMFNATSSLKVRFKVPKSRPSSDGGLKRKRDAFNDDANPQKFISSGASTSRFYGENIQQLCPGCHVEVLSQDSGIRGCWFRCLILKRHKDKIKVRYLELQDADETGNLEEWVMLTRVAKPDQLGVRFLGRPMVRPQRVEQSKASCFDVGAIVDAWWHGGWWEGIVLYQVGSGRLQVYFPGEKRTAEFGEDELRCSLEWVGNKWNPLKGRKDVTSKLTSTADCGSEYLIAKQDPLNFHVPKNSEPQLEGHQYDKRGIEKSSVSTISRDQKRVLADLTNDLKLDNLRWRPRKRSRRSGSRKQSDTSSGSSSGDMDLFSPSPSGSFGQHNLVPDEETCKSSGEQTFMGVPVQVPNLVMSR